Proteins from one Calditrichota bacterium genomic window:
- a CDS encoding TlpA family protein disulfide reductase, with protein sequence MRRKFQVTAILILSLFLISPLFAAKAKDFKFKDLNGKEISLSDYKGKVVLVNFWATWCGPCIHEMPSLEKLNKTYKDQGFQVLGLTVSSKEKQIPAIVKKTGVTYPILLDAEPAVSNFGGFNSIPQTFIINREGEIVKRIEGPRPFEVFEKEIKKLL encoded by the coding sequence GTTTATTTTTAATTAGCCCATTGTTTGCCGCAAAAGCCAAGGACTTTAAATTTAAAGATTTGAATGGTAAAGAAATTTCATTATCAGATTATAAAGGCAAAGTTGTTTTGGTCAATTTTTGGGCAACCTGGTGCGGTCCATGTATTCATGAAATGCCATCATTGGAAAAACTTAACAAAACTTATAAAGATCAGGGATTCCAGGTTTTAGGATTGACAGTTAGCTCAAAAGAAAAACAAATACCGGCAATTGTTAAAAAAACCGGAGTAACATATCCAATCCTTCTCGATGCCGAGCCTGCTGTTTCTAACTTTGGCGGATTTAATTCAATCCCGCAAACCTTTATAATTAACCGTGAAGGTGAAATTGTAAAAAGAATCGAAGGACCACGTCCATTTGAAGTTTTTGAGAAAGAAATAAAAAAACTGCTCTAA
- a CDS encoding anhydro-N-acetylmuramic acid kinase gives MSALKNLQNKKCLNILGLMSGTSCDGLDIALLEVCGSAQQTHFRLKKSCNVSYSRTRKKELLQFISKNEHTLKEISQFNFYMAEVWSEQIKQFLKNENLTEKDIDLVASHGQTIWHEPQPENFLGESISSTLQMGDPGVLAALLKIPVVGDFRVADVALGGQGAPLIPYFDWVFFSQFKKNILALNIGGISNITIIPANGDFEKVTAFDCGPGNMLIDSVCQKLLNIPFDENGKIAASGKNNPSLFEYLQELDTFAKIKPPKSTGRELYNQQYVNKLIGFAETRKISTKDFVHTLTKYTAYAIFNSSQQFINGSIEELAIAGGGAKNGFLVKLLKQFFTDVKIKPTSFYGLDEEFKEAIGFAILANETIRGKSSNVPSATGAKHAAVLGKICLV, from the coding sequence ATGTCTGCCTTAAAAAACCTACAAAATAAAAAGTGTTTAAATATTTTAGGATTAATGTCTGGTACATCCTGCGATGGTCTGGATATTGCCCTCTTGGAAGTTTGCGGTTCTGCTCAGCAAACCCATTTTAGACTTAAGAAATCCTGCAATGTGTCTTATTCTCGCACAAGAAAAAAAGAGCTGCTGCAGTTCATTTCAAAAAATGAACACACCTTAAAAGAAATAAGCCAATTCAATTTTTATATGGCAGAAGTTTGGTCAGAGCAAATTAAACAATTCCTGAAAAATGAAAATCTTACAGAAAAAGATATTGACCTTGTGGCTAGTCACGGTCAAACAATTTGGCATGAACCTCAGCCAGAAAACTTTTTAGGAGAATCAATTTCGTCAACACTACAAATGGGTGATCCTGGTGTCCTTGCAGCTTTGTTAAAAATTCCGGTAGTTGGTGATTTCCGGGTTGCGGATGTTGCATTGGGCGGACAAGGCGCACCTCTTATTCCTTACTTTGACTGGGTTTTCTTTTCGCAGTTCAAGAAAAACATCCTGGCATTAAATATAGGCGGCATTTCAAATATTACCATTATCCCGGCTAATGGGGATTTTGAAAAAGTGACTGCATTTGATTGTGGTCCTGGAAATATGTTGATCGATTCTGTTTGCCAGAAATTGCTTAACATCCCTTTTGATGAAAATGGCAAGATTGCTGCTTCCGGGAAAAACAACCCGTCCCTGTTTGAATACCTTCAAGAGTTGGATACTTTCGCTAAAATCAAGCCACCAAAATCTACAGGCCGGGAATTATACAATCAGCAGTATGTAAATAAATTAATCGGTTTTGCAGAAACAAGAAAAATTAGCACAAAAGATTTTGTCCATACTTTAACAAAGTACACAGCCTACGCAATTTTTAACAGCAGCCAACAATTTATAAATGGCTCGATTGAGGAATTGGCCATTGCGGGTGGTGGGGCAAAAAATGGATTTCTAGTCAAGTTATTAAAGCAATTTTTTACGGATGTCAAAATAAAACCAACTTCTTTTTATGGCCTGGATGAAGAGTTTAAAGAAGCTATCGGATTTGCCATATTAGCCAATGAAACAATCCGCGGAAAATCATCAAATGTTCCATCGGCAACGGGTGCGAAACACGCAGCTGTTCTTGGTAAAATCTGTTTGGTTTAA
- a CDS encoding S8 family serine peptidase: MRSILILIFIFTASLFSAEVERSIINYINDNPGRSVNIWIFFKDKGPEKDLSVYEVNEYLSERAVKRRSKMQNFPFVSFSDYPVYPDYIDQIKNYALKFNSTSRWLNAVSVKIKPEQIEQIKGLDFVDNIRLVKTYKKKYKKEENSILEKPAIAFSEDTLNYGKSKPQVEQIGVTVLHEKGFTGKGVVIAMLDDGFNRYNTHKVFDSLTVLDTWDFINLDTDVADAAAKPTEGWHGTMTLSVVGGNSPGMLIGAAYNASFLLYKTEIDADEIQIEEDNWVAGLERAEAMGADIVNSSLGYSDWYTWEDMDGKTAVTTLATITAEAKGMIVVNSAGNNGGSDVPNSLNAPADGEFVITVGGVYKDDSYWGQSSFGPTADGRIKPDVCAQGTGVYRASYSNDETFSSGSGTSFSSPLTAGAIALLVEAFPDITPPEVRDAIRKTASQANDPDNLLGYGVLNIEAAYEYILNDSLPKPPAPTPKSLNRLFTSSTKIHYDVSNLSRAKITVYDALGRRVYSFPQKFVNAGEFEIISGNLLKASGIYFYHIDGKNMATGRKINKSGKLVYLK; this comes from the coding sequence ATGCGTTCAATTTTGATCTTAATTTTTATATTTACAGCAAGCCTCTTTTCAGCAGAAGTTGAAAGATCTATCATAAATTATATAAATGATAATCCCGGGAGAAGTGTAAATATTTGGATTTTCTTTAAAGACAAAGGCCCGGAAAAGGATTTGTCTGTTTATGAGGTAAATGAATATTTGAGTGAAAGGGCTGTGAAGCGCAGAAGCAAAATGCAAAATTTTCCTTTCGTATCTTTTAGCGATTATCCTGTTTATCCGGATTATATCGATCAAATAAAAAATTATGCATTAAAATTTAACAGCACTTCGCGTTGGTTAAATGCCGTCAGTGTAAAAATCAAACCTGAGCAAATTGAGCAAATTAAGGGATTGGATTTTGTCGACAATATCCGTCTTGTTAAGACTTACAAGAAAAAGTATAAAAAAGAGGAAAACAGTATTCTCGAAAAACCTGCAATAGCATTTTCTGAGGACACTTTAAATTATGGAAAGTCAAAACCTCAGGTTGAACAAATTGGGGTAACTGTTTTGCATGAAAAAGGGTTTACAGGTAAGGGTGTAGTTATAGCTATGTTAGATGATGGTTTTAACCGCTATAATACGCACAAAGTTTTTGATTCCTTGACTGTTTTAGATACATGGGATTTTATAAATCTTGATACGGATGTCGCTGATGCGGCGGCAAAACCAACTGAAGGATGGCATGGTACAATGACACTTTCTGTTGTCGGTGGAAACAGTCCGGGAATGCTAATTGGTGCGGCATACAATGCCTCTTTCTTGCTTTATAAAACGGAAATTGATGCTGATGAAATTCAAATTGAAGAAGATAATTGGGTGGCTGGATTAGAAAGAGCAGAAGCTATGGGTGCCGATATTGTAAATAGCTCTTTGGGATACAGTGACTGGTATACCTGGGAAGATATGGATGGCAAAACAGCAGTAACTACCTTGGCAACAATTACAGCAGAAGCAAAGGGAATGATCGTTGTAAACTCAGCAGGAAATAATGGTGGTTCTGATGTACCAAATTCTTTAAATGCACCCGCTGATGGCGAATTTGTAATTACTGTTGGCGGTGTTTATAAAGATGATTCTTATTGGGGTCAATCTTCTTTTGGGCCAACAGCCGATGGGCGCATTAAACCAGACGTATGTGCTCAGGGAACTGGTGTTTACAGGGCTTCATATTCTAACGATGAAACTTTTTCAAGTGGTTCTGGAACCTCATTTTCAAGTCCGTTGACGGCAGGTGCAATTGCATTACTTGTTGAGGCATTTCCTGATATTACACCGCCTGAAGTTCGAGATGCAATACGTAAAACAGCCAGCCAGGCAAATGATCCGGATAACCTTTTGGGATACGGTGTTTTAAATATTGAGGCGGCTTATGAATATATTCTAAATGATTCTTTGCCTAAACCTCCAGCACCAACTCCAAAATCTCTAAATCGCCTTTTCACCAGCTCTACAAAAATACATTATGATGTAAGCAATTTGAGCCGTGCAAAGATTACAGTTTATGATGCTTTGGGCAGGCGCGTTTATTCATTTCCACAAAAGTTTGTCAACGCCGGGGAGTTTGAAATTATTAGTGGGAATTTACTCAAAGCCAGTGGGATTTATTTTTATCACATTGATGGCAAAAATATGGCTACCGGTAGAAAAATAAATAAAAGTGGCAAACTGGTTTATTTAAAATAG
- a CDS encoding AarF/ABC1/UbiB kinase family protein has translation MIETEKQKKEATGTGDIKPGNKMLDTPKNNDRPKLSFNPLASYKGVFKRFLLLYRHVLGLIIGGQVAQVTGMPAHKRKGLRSPFSRTYAFFLKIFIKKEFRKKPFEVQLRRRLEILGPTYIKLGQIMAIREDILPQIITDELKQLLDKLPEIPFEFIAPIIENSLKGPISDSFIHIEEHPVGTASIAQVHMATTVEGQKVVLKVIKPHIREIILSDIKLLKILGNLLALIIPQYQPKTIIEEFCRYTEKEVNLTYEADHSDMFNANFAKYEDVVFPKIYREFSSEDVLCMEFFDGVKPNDPAVFEKYSEKEIHKVVDLGTGSIIKMLYQDGFFHADLHAGNLIVLPGPKVGFIDVGMVGRFDDKIKHNMLYYFYYLVNGDIDNSAKYLFSMATMAKNGDGAGFKRAVIDLSNRFRLQAAYGNFSIAKLILESLSIGAKYHVFFPVEMTLMVKALVTFEGVGLFLDPHLDIPGLSKKHIQQIYKERYNPKLLGEHVLQAVPEMVDLVMRLPEIIHNTTRFWESTIDDTNNSNPMAGIRSGLIAGSCIVGGVIALVQGSDPYLWIMLFAFGIGLSIFGKS, from the coding sequence ATGATTGAAACTGAAAAGCAAAAAAAAGAGGCAACCGGTACCGGCGATATTAAACCTGGTAATAAAATGCTGGATACTCCAAAAAATAATGACCGGCCAAAACTCTCCTTTAATCCGCTCGCATCTTATAAAGGTGTTTTTAAACGTTTCCTTCTTTTATACCGGCATGTACTTGGCTTAATTATTGGTGGACAAGTTGCGCAGGTGACTGGAATGCCAGCACATAAGCGCAAAGGTTTAAGATCTCCGTTTTCCCGCACTTATGCTTTTTTTCTTAAAATATTTATAAAAAAAGAATTCCGTAAAAAACCATTTGAGGTTCAGCTTCGCAGAAGGTTGGAAATTCTTGGCCCTACTTATATAAAACTTGGCCAGATCATGGCCATTCGCGAAGATATTTTACCTCAAATAATCACAGATGAATTAAAACAATTGTTGGATAAATTACCGGAAATTCCTTTTGAATTTATTGCGCCGATAATTGAAAATAGTTTGAAAGGGCCAATTTCTGATTCTTTTATCCATATTGAAGAACATCCGGTCGGTACAGCGTCAATCGCGCAAGTACATATGGCAACAACAGTTGAAGGCCAAAAAGTTGTTTTAAAAGTTATAAAGCCCCATATCCGTGAAATAATTCTTTCAGACATAAAACTGCTTAAAATTCTTGGTAACCTGCTTGCATTAATAATTCCTCAGTACCAGCCAAAAACAATAATTGAGGAATTTTGCCGTTATACGGAAAAAGAAGTAAACCTAACCTATGAAGCAGATCACTCGGATATGTTCAACGCAAATTTTGCCAAATATGAAGATGTCGTTTTCCCGAAAATCTATCGCGAGTTTAGCTCTGAAGATGTTTTGTGTATGGAATTTTTTGATGGAGTAAAACCTAATGATCCGGCTGTTTTTGAAAAATACAGTGAAAAGGAAATCCACAAAGTTGTGGATCTTGGTACCGGTTCAATTATAAAAATGCTTTACCAGGATGGTTTTTTTCATGCGGATTTACATGCCGGTAACCTGATTGTTTTGCCAGGGCCAAAAGTCGGCTTTATTGATGTGGGAATGGTTGGCCGTTTTGATGATAAAATCAAGCATAACATGCTTTACTATTTTTACTACCTGGTAAATGGTGATATCGATAATTCTGCAAAATATCTTTTTTCCATGGCAACAATGGCAAAAAATGGTGACGGCGCAGGTTTTAAGAGAGCAGTAATCGATCTTTCTAACAGATTTCGTCTTCAGGCAGCTTATGGGAATTTTAGCATTGCAAAACTTATTTTGGAATCGCTTTCCATAGGCGCAAAATATCATGTCTTTTTTCCCGTTGAAATGACATTGATGGTTAAGGCCCTTGTCACATTTGAAGGGGTTGGGCTTTTTCTTGATCCACATTTAGATATACCGGGACTTTCCAAAAAACACATCCAGCAAATTTACAAAGAGCGCTATAACCCAAAACTTTTAGGCGAACATGTTTTACAGGCTGTACCGGAAATGGTTGATCTTGTTATGCGCTTGCCGGAAATTATCCATAACACCACACGCTTTTGGGAATCGACCATTGATGATACAAATAATTCAAATCCTATGGCCGGAATTCGCAGTGGGCTAATTGCAGGATCTTGCATTGTTGGCGGCGTAATTGCATTGGTCCAGGGATCAGATCCGTATTTATGGATTATGTTATTTGCTTTTGGAATCGGCCTTTCAATATTTGGAAAATCATAA
- a CDS encoding hemolysin III family protein, producing MNGLTHFIGILLAVTGLIVLLVHGDASTIWHTLSFSIFGGAMILLYTASTLYHWLPISGKKLELFRKIDHVMIFVFIAASYTPICLISLRGGWGWSIFGTVWGLTIAGLFLKIFWLNAPRKLYTAIYLAMGWIIIIGIWPLSQAIEFSGLVWMFIGGLFYTTGAIIYALKKPDPMPGFFGFHEIFHVFIMFGSFAHFWMIFKFV from the coding sequence ATGAATGGCCTAACACATTTTATTGGAATATTACTTGCCGTTACCGGCCTCATTGTTTTGTTGGTACATGGAGATGCCTCAACAATTTGGCACACCCTTTCATTTTCCATTTTTGGCGGGGCAATGATTTTGCTTTATACCGCCAGTACTCTGTATCACTGGTTGCCCATTTCCGGTAAAAAGCTGGAGCTTTTTCGTAAGATTGATCATGTAATGATTTTTGTATTTATTGCTGCATCATATACACCTATTTGTCTTATTTCATTACGTGGTGGTTGGGGCTGGTCAATATTTGGAACGGTTTGGGGTTTGACTATTGCAGGCCTGTTTTTAAAAATTTTCTGGCTCAATGCTCCGAGAAAATTATATACGGCAATTTATCTGGCAATGGGTTGGATTATTATAATTGGCATTTGGCCGCTTTCTCAGGCGATAGAATTTAGTGGATTGGTTTGGATGTTTATAGGAGGATTGTTTTATACAACCGGGGCGATAATCTACGCTTTAAAAAAACCTGATCCAATGCCAGGGTTCTTCGGCTTTCACGAGATTTTTCATGTGTTTATAATGTTTGGTAGTTTTGCACATTTTTGGATGATATTTAAGTTTGTTTGA
- a CDS encoding GMC family oxidoreductase — MSASQKYDYDFIIVGSGFGGSVSALRLSEKGYKVLVIEKGKWYKAEDFPKSNWNLKRWLWMPFVKFYGFFKITFFRHVATLSGVGVGGGSLVYANTLPVPKSAFFKSDTWAHLADWETELMPFYKTALKMMGAVENPELKRGDLALQELADEIGKSETYSRTNVAVFFGEPEVTVPDPYFDGDGPERAGCTLCAGCMIGCRFNAKNTLDKNYLYFAQKNGAEIQAESLVHDVKPINGSNGESGYNVEWKSSTKLFKKKGTFKTRNVIFAGGALGTIKLLLGLKKKSLPDLSGHLGMDIRTNSESLIGITTFDKKNVFSEGVAIGSIVHTDDHSHLEPVRYPAGSGFWRVLMTPLVFGDSIFTRLFKIAKDYILHPWDNLRAYFVSDWAKHTQILLFMQTINSTLRFSKGLFGVKTSLTTGKRPTSFIPEAEDLAHKYAKIVNGKATSLLTETMLGIPTTAHILGGAVMGKDKSEGVIDKNNQVFGYENMYICDGSAISANPGVNPSLTILALSERAMSKIPDKESKAALLKEELVN, encoded by the coding sequence ATGAGCGCCTCACAAAAATATGACTATGATTTTATAATTGTTGGTTCAGGTTTTGGTGGATCGGTATCGGCACTTAGACTTTCTGAAAAAGGTTATAAAGTTTTAGTGATTGAAAAAGGCAAATGGTATAAAGCGGAAGATTTCCCAAAAAGCAATTGGAACCTTAAACGCTGGTTATGGATGCCTTTTGTAAAGTTTTATGGTTTTTTCAAAATTACTTTTTTTCGGCATGTTGCAACCTTATCTGGTGTTGGTGTAGGCGGTGGTTCGTTGGTTTACGCAAACACTTTGCCTGTACCAAAATCTGCATTTTTCAAAAGTGATACATGGGCACATTTGGCTGATTGGGAAACTGAGTTGATGCCATTCTATAAAACAGCTCTAAAAATGATGGGAGCAGTAGAAAACCCTGAGCTAAAAAGAGGTGATCTGGCTTTACAGGAACTGGCAGATGAAATTGGTAAAAGCGAAACATATTCCCGGACCAATGTGGCTGTGTTTTTTGGTGAACCGGAAGTAACTGTTCCCGATCCATATTTTGATGGAGACGGGCCGGAAAGGGCAGGCTGTACTTTATGTGCAGGTTGTATGATAGGCTGCCGCTTTAATGCCAAAAATACTCTCGATAAGAATTATTTATATTTTGCTCAAAAAAACGGAGCAGAAATTCAAGCAGAATCTTTAGTTCATGATGTAAAACCTATTAATGGAAGCAATGGAGAATCTGGCTACAATGTTGAATGGAAATCATCGACAAAATTATTTAAGAAGAAGGGAACTTTTAAAACCCGAAATGTGATTTTTGCAGGTGGAGCTTTGGGTACGATAAAACTTTTGCTTGGATTAAAGAAAAAATCATTGCCAGATTTGTCCGGTCATCTTGGTATGGATATTAGGACAAATTCTGAGAGTTTGATTGGAATTACAACTTTTGACAAGAAAAATGTTTTCTCCGAAGGGGTGGCTATCGGCTCCATCGTTCATACAGATGACCATAGCCATTTGGAGCCGGTTCGCTATCCGGCAGGGTCTGGTTTTTGGCGGGTTTTGATGACCCCTTTGGTTTTTGGGGATTCTATTTTTACACGCCTATTTAAAATAGCCAAGGATTACATTCTGCATCCGTGGGATAACCTTCGTGCTTATTTTGTATCCGATTGGGCTAAGCACACACAAATCCTGCTTTTTATGCAAACCATTAACAGTACACTGCGTTTTTCTAAAGGCCTGTTTGGTGTCAAGACCTCCCTTACAACAGGAAAAAGACCAACATCATTTATACCCGAGGCAGAAGACCTTGCCCATAAATATGCAAAAATTGTAAACGGCAAAGCAACATCTTTATTAACTGAAACGATGCTTGGTATTCCAACAACCGCTCATATTTTGGGTGGCGCGGTAATGGGCAAAGATAAATCGGAAGGTGTGATAGATAAAAATAATCAAGTTTTTGGATACGAAAATATGTACATCTGTGATGGTTCAGCTATTTCAGCAAATCCAGGTGTAAATCCGTCTTTAACAATTCTGGCCCTGTCTGAACGCGCAATGAGTAAAATTCCTGATAAAGAAAGTAAAGCTGCTTTGCTTAAAGAGGAACTTGTAAATTAA
- a CDS encoding hydroxymethylglutaryl-CoA reductase: MKIPSLLLKRLYTFGSLQNGNSGIQFSIKNRLSDASITGLTSLEINGKSIPIDKIKMDVNDGDLFEAKSIAKDSTLNFPLKTILNFHISTDELDHGKHTIEIIFAADPFGDKLKIDVKDSVSEPTEHIIRLPRDNEDDYNDEIIEKRQNFVEEFTGSKLNHIRHYSFDPHITQGNCEHFTGVAQVPIGFAGPLMMDGEHAKGDFLIPMATAEGTLVASYNRGIKVLNLSGGVRCSVVGDAMQRAPVFVFDDARGAREFVTWIDENMDKIREEAEATSSVAKLLYIQHYLANKFAYLRFNFSTGDAAGQNMVGRATFAACSWIMEHNKTIDHFFLESNFATDKKASQINIMRTRGKRVTAEVTIPRDVLIQQMRVKPEGLAHHANISNVGSFLSGANNNGLHSANGITAMFIATGQDVANVSESSAGVIYTELTDEKDLYISITIPSLIVATHGGGTHLATQRECLDLLGCTGRGTVNKFAEIVAGVVLAGEISLASAISSLDWVSSHEQYGRNR, from the coding sequence ATGAAAATACCTAGCCTTCTTTTAAAACGTTTGTATACATTTGGAAGTTTACAAAATGGAAACAGCGGTATTCAGTTTTCAATAAAAAACCGGTTAAGTGATGCTAGTATAACAGGGTTAACATCTTTGGAAATTAATGGGAAAAGTATTCCCATAGATAAAATTAAAATGGATGTAAATGATGGCGATTTGTTTGAAGCAAAAAGTATTGCCAAAGACTCGACATTGAATTTTCCGTTAAAAACTATTTTAAATTTCCATATTTCAACAGATGAACTGGATCATGGAAAACATACAATTGAAATTATTTTTGCGGCTGATCCTTTTGGTGACAAACTTAAAATTGATGTGAAAGATTCTGTATCTGAACCTACCGAACATATCATTCGTTTACCACGTGATAATGAAGATGATTATAACGATGAGATTATAGAGAAACGTCAAAATTTTGTAGAAGAATTTACCGGATCTAAATTAAATCATATACGCCATTATTCTTTTGATCCGCATATTACCCAGGGAAATTGTGAACATTTTACAGGTGTAGCACAAGTCCCAATTGGATTTGCAGGTCCGCTTATGATGGATGGGGAACATGCCAAAGGTGATTTTTTAATTCCTATGGCCACTGCCGAAGGAACATTGGTGGCCTCCTATAATCGTGGAATAAAAGTATTGAATTTGTCCGGTGGAGTACGCTGTTCGGTTGTTGGTGATGCCATGCAACGAGCGCCTGTTTTTGTTTTTGATGATGCTCGTGGTGCCAGGGAATTTGTGACCTGGATAGATGAGAATATGGATAAGATTCGTGAAGAGGCAGAAGCGACATCAAGCGTGGCTAAATTGCTTTATATACAACACTATCTGGCTAATAAATTTGCTTACCTTCGTTTTAACTTTTCTACAGGCGATGCAGCCGGGCAAAATATGGTTGGCCGTGCAACATTCGCTGCTTGTAGCTGGATTATGGAACACAATAAAACCATTGATCATTTCTTTTTAGAATCAAATTTTGCGACTGATAAAAAAGCTTCCCAAATAAATATTATGCGCACCCGAGGAAAAAGGGTGACAGCAGAAGTTACCATTCCCAGGGATGTTTTAATCCAACAAATGCGTGTAAAACCGGAAGGATTGGCACATCATGCAAATATTTCAAATGTAGGTTCTTTTCTTTCCGGGGCAAACAATAATGGCCTGCATTCGGCCAATGGAATAACTGCTATGTTTATCGCCACTGGTCAGGATGTAGCCAACGTATCTGAAAGCTCAGCCGGTGTCATCTACACAGAATTAACAGATGAAAAGGATCTTTATATTTCAATTACAATCCCATCTTTGATTGTTGCTACACATGGTGGTGGAACCCATTTGGCAACACAGAGGGAATGTCTGGATTTGTTAGGTTGTACGGGACGCGGCACTGTTAATAAATTTGCCGAAATTGTTGCCGGTGTTGTTTTAGCCGGTGAAATTTCACTTGCTTCGGCAATCTCATCGTTGGATTGGGTTTCCAGCCATGAGCAGTATGGGAGAAACCGCTAA
- a CDS encoding T9SS type A sorting domain-containing protein yields MITLLFSFTVLTAETYYLDKEAGNDDNNGTSEGAAWKNVSLIKNKSLDPGDQVLLKRGQSWDDVLNISSDGEDGQPIIFGAYGSGEKPEIYGMDISGDYIIVENLLIDHKKDDSDCVELSRSENLILRNLTIQNGLRDGIDGNRADNILIEGCTIRHFLNGSFSSQADAHGIVLTNTIGMTILNTEIYQVSGDCVQTDPDRDTLPTPDSLWIENCHFWTGPLIEDFNSGWKTGDIPGENALDTKLVKDDWDAIDRMQITIKNTIAHGWKDGNISNMAAFNLKEKIEATLDGVTVYDCEIAFRLRGTRGNANVTIMNTVVYECEKAFRVENDVANLKLYNSTFGANIDEFFKEADSENNRETWEILNNAFLAPKPAEAQHSSNKEALPSDFENSDGNEYQLSEGSSLIDQGIEVALVQTDRDGTLRPQGKGYDIGAYEFEGEPTLISADGFIGPEEISLKQNYPNPFNPETTIEFNIATPGAVTLAIYSSTGQLVRRLINSSFLPGVYSVKWDGKNIFGNKVAGGMYHYRLDSAGKSQTKKMLLIP; encoded by the coding sequence ATGATAACTTTATTATTCAGCTTCACTGTTCTGACGGCAGAAACATATTATTTAGATAAAGAAGCTGGCAATGACGATAACAATGGAACAAGCGAGGGAGCTGCCTGGAAAAATGTCAGCTTGATAAAAAATAAAAGTTTAGATCCCGGTGATCAGGTTCTTTTAAAAAGAGGCCAGAGTTGGGATGATGTTTTAAATATTTCTTCAGATGGTGAAGATGGCCAGCCAATAATATTTGGTGCATATGGTAGCGGTGAAAAACCTGAGATTTACGGCATGGATATAAGCGGCGATTACATTATTGTTGAAAATTTGCTTATCGATCATAAAAAAGATGACAGTGACTGTGTTGAATTATCACGATCTGAAAATCTGATTTTACGCAACCTCACAATTCAAAATGGTCTCCGCGATGGTATTGATGGTAATCGAGCAGATAATATATTAATTGAAGGGTGCACAATACGCCATTTTTTGAACGGTTCTTTTTCAAGTCAAGCAGATGCACATGGTATTGTTTTGACAAATACTATTGGCATGACCATCTTGAATACAGAAATTTACCAGGTTTCCGGAGATTGTGTCCAGACTGATCCAGATCGTGATACACTACCTACACCTGATAGTTTATGGATTGAAAATTGTCATTTTTGGACAGGGCCATTAATAGAAGATTTTAACAGCGGCTGGAAAACAGGGGACATCCCTGGTGAAAATGCGCTTGATACGAAACTTGTAAAGGACGATTGGGACGCTATTGACCGCATGCAGATTACCATAAAAAATACAATTGCACATGGCTGGAAAGATGGAAATATCAGTAATATGGCGGCATTTAACCTTAAAGAAAAAATTGAAGCCACGTTGGACGGGGTTACGGTTTATGATTGCGAAATCGCTTTCCGCCTGCGTGGTACACGTGGAAATGCCAATGTCACAATCATGAATACAGTTGTTTATGAGTGCGAAAAAGCATTTCGTGTAGAGAATGATGTGGCTAATTTAAAACTATATAATTCAACTTTTGGTGCAAATATAGATGAGTTTTTCAAAGAAGCTGACAGCGAGAATAATAGAGAAACATGGGAGATTCTTAATAATGCCTTTTTGGCCCCAAAACCAGCTGAGGCACAACATAGCAGCAACAAAGAAGCATTACCTTCTGATTTTGAAAACAGCGATGGCAATGAATATCAACTTTCAGAAGGCTCATCTTTAATTGATCAGGGTATTGAAGTTGCCCTTGTGCAGACTGACCGTGACGGCACCCTGAGACCACAGGGAAAAGGATATGATATTGGTGCATATGAATTTGAAGGTGAACCAACATTGATCAGCGCTGATGGATTTATTGGTCCTGAAGAAATTTCACTAAAACAAAACTATCCAAACCCTTTCAATCCTGAAACTACCATAGAGTTTAATATAGCCACACCGGGAGCGGTTACGCTGGCCATTTACTCTTCAACAGGCCAACTTGTGAGAAGACTGATAAATAGTTCTTTTTTACCAGGGGTATATTCAGTTAAATGGGATGGCAAAAATATTTTTGGTAACAAAGTTGCTGGTGGTATGTATCATTATCGTCTGGATTCGGCCGGAAAATCTCAAACAAAAAAGATGCTGCTTATTCCTTGA